The DNA segment GGGCAATTATCCTCCGCTTTATGTTTTTTGGCTGTGGGTCGTCGCGCAAATCCATTCGATTTTTGGAATCGTTGTCGCGAAGACTTTCCTCCTCAAGTTCCTTTGCCTGTGGCCGGTGTATTTTGCGCACCTGTTCTTGGTTGATTTTTCTTGCCGCATCGTGGACCGCTACAATCTCCCGCGTTGGCAGCAGAATCTCTTAATCGCCTGTGTCGCGTTGAACCCCGCCATTTTGCTCGGTGGCCCGATGTGGGGGCAGGTGGACCTTGTCCCTGTGGTGCTTGCGCTCTCGTCGCTGTATTGCATCTATTTCCGCCGTACGACCATGCTTGCGGCTCCGCTGTACGTTTTGTCGCTGCTCGCGAAGTTCCAGATGATTTTGTTCCTGCCGGTGTTCGGTGGACTCTTCATCAAGAATTGGCGCCGTTCCTGGAAGGGCCTGCCGTTTGCTGTCGTGGCGGTGGCGCTTGTCTTCTTGCCGTTTTTCTTGAGCGATAACCTTGCGGGCATGCTACAGCGCGCCTATGTCGACACAACTTCGCAGTACCCGTTCTCTACATACAATGCCGCGAATCTATGGATGCTCACGGTGGGGAACGTCTCGCCCGATGCGACTCCGTTCTTCGGGTTGTCTAAAAAGGGTCTGTTCTTCTGGCTCTGCCCCTCTTATGTGGGCAAGGCGCTGTTTGTCCTTTTCTCCATCTTCACGCTTATCGCTGCTGTCCGTTGCAAGTCTCTGCGCCGTGTGTTTGAACTGGCCACGTGGAATGCTGCCGCGTTCTTCGTCTTGCTGCCGGGCATGCACGAACGCTACATCTTGTACGCTATTCCCGTAGCGGTCATCTGGTTCGTGTTGGATTGGCGCCGCTCCCTTGTGTGGGTGATGCTTTTGACGGCGGTCGCCTCGTGCAACGTGAGCATCTTGTGCGATGGGTTCCATGGTGGTAGTGCCTGGACTTGGCTTTCGGTGCTTTCTGTATTGACGATGGCGGGAGGCATTGCCTACCTTCTTATGCCGAAGGCGTTCGCGAAGCTTTGCTCTCTTGTCTCAAGGCTCAATATACCGCGCTTTGTGCCTTATTGTTTCCTTGGGGTGTGCCTGCTGGTGGATGTGTCTTTCCATATTCATATACTTAGCCCTGTCAAGGTGCAACAGAAAGATGACGAGATAATCTTGAGTGGTTTCAAGTTCAATAGTTTCCGGCAGGAATATCTGGTGCCCATGATGAACAAATCCGTAGATAACGCGCCGCTTAAGGTTGGTGGCAGGCAGTACAAATACGGAATAGGTACTCATGCGCCGTCGAGTATTGTCTACATCTTGCCAGCCGATGCCGATTCCTTCTTTGTGTCTGTTGGTGTTGATGACGAAGTTTTTGATTTTGGCGAGGTCGTCTTCCGTATTTACGGTGATGAAAATCTCCTTTGGCAGAGTGGTATTGTAAGGGGGAGTGCGAGAGCTCCTGTGTCTACTGCGGTATCGCTTGAAGGTTACAAGATTCTCCGGTTAGAGACGGATCCGTTTGGCCCTGATTCTTACGACCATGCGGACTGGCTGTCACCTATTGTCAAGTTGAAAAAGTAGGCCGTGCCTGTGAAATTGCGTATTGCCGATGTCGCCCGCCTTGTACAGAAGGTCCCCGTAGAGATCTATTTGTTTTGGCTGTTCCTTGCCGTGGGCGTGTTCGCGCGCTGTTTCATGTTCACGGGTGTTCCCGCCGACATCAACCAGGACGAAGCCTTTGCCGGTTATAACGCTTACACGCTCTTGACAACGGCGCGGGATTCCTTCGGGTTCCGCATGCCTGTGTACCTTACCGCTTGGGGTTCTGGCATGAACGCGCTCGAGTCTTACCTGATGGTGCCCTTTGTGGCACTTTTCGGCCTCAAGGTTTGGGTCATCCGCTTGCCCATGCTGTTGGCCGGCATCTTCTCGTTGGTGGCTATATATAAACTTGTGAAAATGTACGTGGGCGCCCGCCAGGCGCTTGCCGTGCTGTTCGTGCTCGCCATCGCTCCGTGGCACATTATGCTGTCGCGCTGGGGGCTGGAATCGAATCTTGCTCCCGCTTTTGTGCTGTTCGGGATTTACTTTTTTGCAAAGGGTGTCGACCGCCCGAAATTCCTGGTGCTCTCGGCCCTGTTCTACGGGCTCTCGCTTTACGCCTACGCGACAATCTGGGCCGTTGTCCCGTTCATGATTCTTTTGCAGGTGGCTTACCTGTTCTGGATTCGCAAGTTGCGCAACTGCCGCTACACCTGGATTGCCCTTGCCGTCCTTTTGGTGCTTGGCGTTCCGCTGCTGCTGTTCATGCTGGTGAACCAGGGCCGCATGGATGCCATTTCGCTCCCGTTCCTGAGCGTCCCCAAGTTGCTGTATTTCCGCGATAGCGAAATCTCGTTCGAGAAAATCCCGGAGAATATCGGCAACCTCTTTAGCATTCTCACGCTGCAAAGCGATGGCCTGCCGTGGAACTTTACGGAGAAATTCGGGATCTTCTACCCCATATCCATCCCGTTCTTCTTTGTGGGGTTCTTGTGGAGTATCGAGGGCGCTTGGAAGGGGCTCAGGGCCCGCATTGCGACGCTTGACTTTTTCATGCTCGTATGGCTTGCCGCCGGTTTTGCCATCGGCATCCTCATCAACGTGAATATCAACCGCGTGAACCTGCTCTTTATCCCGATGCTCGTGATGATTGCGCGTGGGCTTTACGTTGTGTTTAATTATTTGAACCCGAAGGCCCTTGTGATACCCTTCGCCGTGTATGCGTGCATGTTCGTCTCGTTTGAGAACCACTACTTTACCGATTACCGGAACAGCATTGCCTGGAATTTCTGCCGCGGAATCGAAGACGCCATGACATTCGTGGAAACCGAGCTGAAAGACGCTTCCGTCGTGAACGTGGAACGTGGCGTGAGCTGGCCGCGCGTCCTCTTCTTTGCGAAGCCGGAACTCAGCGATTTCTTGCAGACTGTGGGCTACACGAACTACCCTGCCGCCTTCCTCGATGCTTCCCGTTTCGGGCGCTACCACTTTTACTTTGACAAGAACCGCGTAGACGGCTCGTCGGTCTATCTCCTGAACAACGATTCCGACTCCCGCTATGCCCTGGAAAACGCCGGCTACGAAATCCGCGAATTTGAGCACTATCTGGTTGGTTATCCGAAAAAATAGGCCATTGACTTGCAAACAGCATTTCTTTTGTAAAATTGCTTTCTTATGCCGTTCCTGAAAAAAAGACCTTGGATTGCTATAGCGCTGGTAGTAGCGTGTATTTGCATGTGGGGGTGTGGGCTTTTGGACGATGAGGAACGGTTTGTCGTGGATAAAAATCGCACGAATGGATATCTCGTTGCCATTATAGATGATTCTTTGGCGGTTATGGAGAATTTGCGAGGATGGGAACTTTGGGATGATGATTGTAATTCTTGGGAATACTGCGATAAGGGAACGATGAATCCGGGCTTATTCCTGGTGAACTATAGAAAAAAGCAGAGCCCTTTATGGGGTGACACTGTTGAGGGTCGTATAAGTATTGTTTATGGTTATTATCATGACTCGTCGGCTATGTTTTCCAATGCCGATGATGAATTCGGTTTTTGGCGAATTGGCGAGAAACCTAGAGTTGTTCGGAAATGGAATTGTGAGGCTCCGTGTGAGTGCAATTGCGGAAAATATGGGCGTCCGTGGATTGGTGGGAATGTATTGCTGAAGATGGAATTAAGAGAATGCCCTGTTGCTGTTTTAGACACGGCTACTGGAATTGTGAAGAAATTAGAATTTACAGGGGAATATGCTTGGTTGGAAGGTTGCGATGACATTACGTATGTTGATGGGGATGTTGTGTGCTTGAAGGCGCTGTATGATGAGAAAAGGTATGGAGTTTATGAATATGGCAAGGATGGTTTAATGGACTCTTTGATTTGGAATGACGCCAACTGGTCTATATATACTAAAAATGTTTTAGAAATACGGGGAAATATGTTTACGATAAAGCATCCAACCAAGATGATTGATGGTAAACCTAATCCCCTAAACGGAACTTTTATTCATTATTTGAAACCATTGGGAACGCCTGTTTTACCTGTACGTATGGAATACAATAATTTCGTAGACTCAACAGGATTTTCTGTTGGCTATTCATTTGAGGATTTGATAGTAACAAAGTAACTAAAGGGAATCCTATACCCAATATTCAACTTAACAAGGCTATTGCTTTTTATCCCTGTTTGGGGTTATATTTATAAAATGGTTGGTCGGATAAGCGTGGGTGGAATATGAAAAGATTCGCTTTAGCATTTTTTGTTTGCTTTTGCCTGGCGATGCAGCTCCATGCACAGGAATGTGAAGTGGTCAGTTATGGACATTTAGATATCACATATCCGGCGACAAGAATAAATTTACTTGATGATAATCATTTGGATATGGCCAAAATGCCGTTACTTGAACCGACGGTAGAAAATTTTAGCAACTTGAGTTCGGTTTACTGGGCTTATCAAACACGGTTAGATTCAACGGTCATGATTTTTGTGGCTGAGGACTGTCTTACATTCTTCAAATTCTGTGGTTCACAAATAGAATGTGATAGCTTGGAAAAGCGTTTTCTCGTGGAGGATGTTGTTGCTGATGAATTTATGCGGCTTCAAGAAGCGGGAGTGTTTCGCGGTCCCGCTTCGGAGGCGGATTCCGTGATTCATCATATTCTTGAAAAAATGTCAGGTATTCGACCGTCTGGGTTGGCCTCGGTAAGCTATAACATGTTTAGAAAGAATGAAGATACGGCAGAAATATTTCTTACAAGTGGAAAATACTGTACTTACGATTGGATAGCTCCTCGTCCGTATTTATGCAGCCTTGTCGACTCGGTGCGTCAGTGTGGCCCTTCGTTTCGGGAACAATATCCGCTGTCCTTGAAATCTCCCGTGCCGCAGGTTCCTATACAGGGAATGCAGTTCCGTGCGTTCGACCTGAACGGCAACCTGATCCGTAGCGGCGAATGGCGCGAAGAGTATGTTGACAAATTTCGCCCGCCGATAATCGTGCAATTTGTAAAAATTCGCCATTTTTAAAATTGTAACGAATTATGTAATTATTTTGACAACATAAAGTTGTTGTTTTTTTGATATGGCCATGTTATATTCAAATTAGTCTGTTGATAAATTGGAGTAAAAAAATAGACAGACAACCTGTATCCAAGGAGAATTGAATGAAAAAAGGCCTTTTTGTCTTGTTCATTTTGGCTTGTATGGCATGGTCCAGCGAGTCTATTCGCGTAGAAGTAAAGGACGAACAACCTACTAACGTTCAAATGTTGGGATTGCGACTGCGAATTATCAACAATTCGGGCCAGCAATACAACGGGATTCAGGTCAAGTATTATTTGAAAAAGCAGGCGACAGACAATCTTGTGATAGAGCCTTACTATATGGGCAATCTGTCCGTGCAATTAGAAGAATTTGACAATACAACGGCTGTACTGAAAGTCAACGTTCCCGTTCTCGGTACAGGGAGTACCCCTGATGCGACCGGTATTAGTGTTGGAATCCGTCGTTCGGGTTGGGGGTCTATCCATAAAGAAAACATGTCTGGGTGTCCTGGCGCTGACTTTGCAGAAGCGGCAAGCTATGGCGTGTATTCGGGAGATAACCTGATTGCGGGTAACCTACCGTCAGAAGGGGCACTGAAACTCCGATTTATCGGTTTGCGGCCCGAAACGGCAGATTCTGCATCTCCTTGGGTTCAACTTCAGAACTATGGCGATTCTGCGGTTTCTTTGAACGGGGTGAAAATCAAGGATGCTTCCGGTAATTTACATTCTCTGGATAGTTTGACGTTGGCCGCCAAGGCGACATTGCGCGTTTGCAATGGTTCTGTTTCAAATTGCGTTCAAGATAGCGTCGTAAAGAGCATTTCGGGACTGTCTTTCGGGAAAGTGGGCGAATTCGTCCTGTATCGAAATTCCGTGCCCATAGATTACGTTGCTTGGGGTGCCCGGGGCAATTATGCAGATTCTCTTGAAATCGAGAACAAGGTGATTGATCCGAATAGATTCTTTAAAACTTCGGAAGATCCCGTTTTTGGGCCTGTTTCCATCTATCGCAAGGGTGATTTTTTCCGAACGGTCATCAAGGACGGAACCGATTCTATTGTCAGCTGGAATAAATTCCGCAAAAATATGGCAAGAATGCCGCTTACGCAGTTGCCTTATGCCGATCCATCCATGCTTGCGTATGGCGCCGAAGTGTTCAAACGCAACGGAGAAGAAACGATGCTTGCTTGGGTTCCTGTCGCTGGAGCTAAGTCATACGAGGTCGTCGTTTTGAATGCAAACGATCAAAGTGAGGTGCTTCATGAGGTTACAGACAAAACGCATTATTCTGTGCTGCTTGCAGAAGGGGAGTATTTGTGGATCGTGATTCCCCAAATGTTTGGTGTAGCGGAATATGGACAGGGGCATACATACGAAAACCTCAATATTTCTTATGATGATTATAAGTCTTTTAAAGTGTTTGCACTGAGTGATTCTCATCATACAGCTCACGATTTGAATGTTGAACCACTTGCGGCAAGAAAGGACTCATATCTGCTTGACCTTAAGTGGGGCGAACGTAGTATTGAAGCGGAGTGGGATAAGCCTCACAATACTACGGGATATGTGGATCAATTCGGTAACCGTCGTTTTACGGATCCAAAACACTATGATTTCGATGCGGAAGAAAGTTGGCGGTGCTGGGCTGTTGCGACTGCAGAATTGAACCATTATTATGAAGGAACCCTGACGCAGGATGAGATAATATTTCATCTTAAGGGGACAGGTGCTTTTTCTGACCCTATTCTAGATGCTTTCCCGCATGGTTCAGAGGGAAGCGGCGATCCATGGGACGTCCTCTCTTGGGCTTTGGAATCACCAAATGTTTTTGTGTATGATTGGCGTTTCTTTTTAAATGATGATATAATGACAGCTGCTTTGGAAAATCGCTATCCTGTTATTCTTTGGGAAGGCAACCATATCATGCTGGTTGATGCAGACATGGTAATTGATGGAGCTGCTTATGGTGTAGAGGGAAATATTCACATTTATCGATTCCATAATATTGATAATAATGGAACTATAGTATGGAAACCAATCTATCTAAGCAATCTTAATAGAGCCTTTGTTGTTGCGAAACCAATTGGAGAAAAAGCTAGAATGTCGGAGGTTTATGACGATGCAGATGGTAACCACGTCATGAGCTTTAACGAAATTTATGATGCGGATGGAGATACTCTTCTTGATTTTGACGAATACTATCGGTTTGAAACATATCAATTTGATTCTAACTATGATATGGATAATGATGGGAAATTTGATTATGAAGAATACCGCCAGTTTGCTACAGCCAAGAGGGACTTAAATGCTGATTATGATAAAGATGGCATTAAGGATAAAACAGAAATTATGTCTTACACGATTCGGGAACCATATCCGGAATCGGAGACTGGATTGCTGGATGGCGAATATGGTGTAAAGACAGAATTTTATACGGATATTGATGGTGATGGATTACGAGCAGAGAAGGACATTGATTCCGATGGTGACGGAAAAAATGACGGAGATGAAGATGTAAACGCTAATGGTATAAAAGACGATGGCGAAACAGATGTTTATATCAAGGACAACAATCAGGGTGTGTCATCAATAACGCTTTATGCTTTGTCTGAATTAAATTACAACGACGGAGTCGAATGTTATAATGATAAAACGGAAACGCAATATTGTAATGTTGCCGCCGCTGCGGTTGCGTTAAATGGAGAATACTCTGCTAAAGTGGGTGCCCGTTCAACTGTTGGCGATATATATTCAAAGGGCAAAGTCATCCTTCGGAGTAATACCCGTGTGAAGGGGAATGTCGTCCTTGCGGAGCCGTCTAATATAGATGACATTTATTTGCAAAATGGTACAACCATCGATGGTGAAATTACAAGTTTGCCGTTAACGCAATGGGAAGACAAGTATCTGCCGAGAAATTATGATTTAGAGGATTTCTCTGTTCCTTCCAATCATGAATTGATTGTTCGAAATAACGAAACGGCAGTGTTAAATCCCGGCTCCTATTCTTTTGTGAAAGTTGAAGCTGGTGGAACGCTCATTATTCCGTCTGGAACGATTTATATCGGCTCTATACAATTGGATCCTCGGTCGTGTGTCATGTTTACCATGCCAGGCCAGGAGACCACGATACATGTAAAAGGTAATTTCTCATGGAGAGCAACGACACTTAATGGATCTGCGGAATACGCCTCTATTGCCAAGGGCTTTAAATTAGTCCTACATGCTTCTGGGAAAAGATTGTATATTGATAATGTGATGGCAGGGAATATTGTTGCTCCGTACTCGGAAGTGGTTATAGCTCAGTCGAAAAAGTTGTTCTATGGAATGATTTTTGCAGACAAAATCTCTGTACACCAATATGCCAAAATATACCATGTTGATTTTGATCCAATCCAAAACAGCCTTGTTGTAAGCATGGGTGGGATATGAAAAAGATTGCCTTAGCACTCATTGTGTGGTTATGTACGTCAATTCAATTGTACGCACAGGAGTGCGAGGTCATTTCTCGCGGAGTTCTTGCCATAAGCTATCCGGTGACGCAGATAAATCTCTTCGATGAATTTCGGTTGGATTTGTCGAAGTTGCCGTTGCTTGACCCTTCCGTGAAAAATTTCAGTTCGGATTCCGTTTATAGGGCCTATATAGCGCCTTCGGATTCGACGGTTATGATTTTTCTTGTTGAAGACCAGGTGACGTTCTTCAAATTTTGTTCATCGAAAAAAGAATGCGATAGCCTGGTTCGGGAACTCTATATAGGTAGCTTGATTGTTGAAGAATTCCATCGACTGCAATCGGCAGGGGTTCTCCCGGGATCTGCAACAGAAGCGGACTCAATGATTCGTCATGTTATCGATGTGATGGAAAATAGAGAAAGTTTATATGCTACGGACTCTTTATTAAAGTCATTAGGAGATACTCTCAATTTGGGTTTAGATACTATTTCGATTTCTTTATCCAATGGCGTTTACAACGAAGGAAAGGCTGGAGATAAAGCTTCATTTTATGTTTCTGCTGCTTCTTTTTGTAATTATCGTAGGAATGGACTCTCCTTCAATTTCTGCGGCCTTGTTGACTCGGTGCGTCAATGCCCCGAATTATTCCAGGAAGAAGCTCCGCTGTCCTTGAAATCTCCCGTGCCGCAGGTCCCTATACAGGGAATGTATTTCCGTGCGTTCGACCTGAACGGCAACCTGATCCGTAGCGGCAAATGGCGCGAGGAGTATGCCGACGAATTCCGCACGCCGAC comes from the uncultured Fibrobacter sp. genome and includes:
- a CDS encoding NPCBM/NEW2 domain-containing protein, which gives rise to MRKSTNLRTFVLWGIICVIANLFCTLSAPYDGDQSYWVGWVQSLIDGGFGNFLGNYPPLYVFWLWVVAQIHSIFGIVVAKTFLLKFLCLWPVYFAHLFLVDFSCRIVDRYNLPRWQQNLLIACVALNPAILLGGPMWGQVDLVPVVLALSSLYCIYFRRTTMLAAPLYVLSLLAKFQMILFLPVFGGLFIKNWRRSWKGLPFAVVAVALVFLPFFLSDNLAGMLQRAYVDTTSQYPFSTYNAANLWMLTVGNVSPDATPFFGLSKKGLFFWLCPSYVGKALFVLFSIFTLIAAVRCKSLRRVFELATWNAAAFFVLLPGMHERYILYAIPVAVIWFVLDWRRSLVWVMLLTAVASCNVSILCDGFHGGSAWTWLSVLSVLTMAGGIAYLLMPKAFAKLCSLVSRLNIPRFVPYCFLGVCLLVDVSFHIHILSPVKVQQKDDEIILSGFKFNSFRQEYLVPMMNKSVDNAPLKVGGRQYKYGIGTHAPSSIVYILPADADSFFVSVGVDDEVFDFGEVVFRIYGDENLLWQSGIVRGSARAPVSTAVSLEGYKILRLETDPFGPDSYDHADWLSPIVKLKK
- a CDS encoding glycosyltransferase family 39 protein gives rise to the protein MKLRIADVARLVQKVPVEIYLFWLFLAVGVFARCFMFTGVPADINQDEAFAGYNAYTLLTTARDSFGFRMPVYLTAWGSGMNALESYLMVPFVALFGLKVWVIRLPMLLAGIFSLVAIYKLVKMYVGARQALAVLFVLAIAPWHIMLSRWGLESNLAPAFVLFGIYFFAKGVDRPKFLVLSALFYGLSLYAYATIWAVVPFMILLQVAYLFWIRKLRNCRYTWIALAVLLVLGVPLLLFMLVNQGRMDAISLPFLSVPKLLYFRDSEISFEKIPENIGNLFSILTLQSDGLPWNFTEKFGIFYPISIPFFFVGFLWSIEGAWKGLRARIATLDFFMLVWLAAGFAIGILINVNINRVNLLFIPMLVMIARGLYVVFNYLNPKALVIPFAVYACMFVSFENHYFTDYRNSIAWNFCRGIEDAMTFVETELKDASVVNVERGVSWPRVLFFAKPELSDFLQTVGYTNYPAAFLDASRFGRYHFYFDKNRVDGSSVYLLNNDSDSRYALENAGYEIREFEHYLVGYPKK